Proteins encoded within one genomic window of Methanosarcina barkeri str. Wiesmoor:
- a CDS encoding nucleotide sugar dehydrogenase, with translation MSKLEKLFKERGPIKKIGVLGMGYVGIPSAVLFADAPCFNKVLGFQRNSKSSSYKIGMLNRGESPLKGEEPGLEDLINKVVNAGKFECTPDFSRISELDAVTLAIQTPFANPKDLEPDFSALIEGIRNVGKYLKPGMLVVLESTITPGTTEGMAKQILEEESGLKAGEDFALAHAPERVMVGRLLKNIREHDRIVGGINEASTRRAIELYSPVLTVGKVIPMSATAAEVTKTAENTFRDLQIAAINQLALYCEAMGINVYDVRTGVDSLKGEGITRAILWPGAGVGGHCLTKDTYHLERGVKIGNGQLDYPESADSIYVLARKVNDFMPVHMYNLTVAALKRVGKEMKGSNIAMLGWAFIRDSDDARNTPSEPYRDLCLKAGATVNVHDPYVVNYPGIEISDNLENVIRDVDAVVIFAGHSAYSDIKADWVKKITGKEKPVIVDGRNVIEPDEFISEGFVYKGIGRGDKNEHLLM, from the coding sequence ATGAGTAAATTAGAAAAACTTTTCAAGGAAAGAGGCCCAATCAAAAAAATTGGAGTACTTGGTATGGGCTATGTAGGTATTCCTTCAGCGGTTCTTTTCGCAGATGCCCCATGTTTCAATAAAGTTCTTGGCTTCCAGCGCAATTCAAAAAGTTCAAGTTACAAGATTGGTATGCTCAACCGTGGAGAGAGCCCTCTAAAAGGAGAAGAGCCCGGCTTAGAAGACCTTATTAATAAAGTTGTAAATGCCGGCAAGTTTGAATGCACTCCTGACTTTTCACGGATATCAGAACTTGATGCCGTCACGCTTGCAATCCAAACTCCTTTTGCAAATCCTAAAGATTTGGAACCTGACTTTTCCGCACTCATTGAAGGCATAAGAAACGTAGGAAAATACTTGAAACCAGGAATGCTCGTAGTTCTTGAGTCCACAATTACCCCTGGCACAACCGAAGGTATGGCAAAACAGATTCTTGAGGAAGAGTCGGGCCTGAAAGCCGGAGAAGACTTTGCCCTTGCCCATGCCCCTGAAAGAGTAATGGTAGGCAGGCTTTTAAAAAATATCAGAGAACATGATAGAATCGTGGGCGGCATAAACGAAGCAAGTACCAGGCGGGCTATCGAGCTCTATTCTCCTGTATTGACTGTGGGGAAAGTAATTCCTATGAGTGCAACTGCAGCCGAGGTAACGAAAACTGCAGAGAATACTTTCCGCGATCTACAGATTGCAGCAATCAACCAGCTTGCCCTTTACTGTGAAGCCATGGGCATAAACGTGTACGATGTAAGGACTGGAGTAGACAGTCTAAAAGGAGAAGGTATTACAAGAGCTATACTCTGGCCAGGGGCAGGCGTTGGAGGTCACTGTCTTACCAAGGATACATACCATCTGGAAAGAGGAGTTAAGATAGGTAATGGGCAGCTTGACTATCCGGAAAGTGCAGACTCAATCTATGTGCTCGCAAGAAAAGTCAACGATTTCATGCCTGTCCATATGTACAACCTGACTGTTGCAGCTCTTAAAAGGGTTGGAAAGGAGATGAAGGGCTCAAATATTGCAATGCTCGGCTGGGCTTTCATCCGGGATTCGGATGATGCGAGAAACACGCCTTCAGAACCTTACAGAGACCTCTGCCTGAAGGCAGGTGCGACAGTTAATGTGCACGACCCTTATGTTGTGAACTATCCAGGAATTGAGATTTCAGATAATCTTGAAAATGTTATCAGAGACGTGGATGCTGTGGTTATTTTTGCAGGGCACAGTGCATACTCTGATATAAAGGCTGATTGGGTAAAGAAAATTACAGGCAAGGAAAAACCAGTTATTGTAGATGGAAGAAATGTAATTGAACCGGACGAATTTATTAGTGAGGGGTTTGTCTATAAGGGAATAGGTAGAGGCGATAAAAACGAACATTTATTAATGTAA
- a CDS encoding UDP-N-acetylglucosamine 3-dehydrogenase, whose product MIRVGVIGTGAMGQNHVRIYSEMNDVELAGISDVDQKRVEAMATQFKTKAFTDYKKMLAEGLDAVSVVVPTKLHKQVVLDALEAGVHVLVEKPIADTTENADLMIAAAQKAGKILMVGHIERFNPAVIKLKEIINSGILGKIVSISTKRVGPYNPRIRDVGVILDIGVHDIDVISYLYGKKINSVYAIAGADIHSFEDHASIILRMDHNFAGVVETNWLTPHKIRQLTAIGIKGVAYLDYINQTVQLHDNEWIRKAKVEHSEPLKNELTYFIDCATKGRKPNPCGEDGKHALEVAMAAIKSYQEERLIEVGQ is encoded by the coding sequence TTGATTAGAGTAGGAGTAATAGGTACAGGTGCTATGGGACAGAACCACGTAAGAATTTACAGTGAAATGAATGACGTGGAGCTTGCCGGAATCTCGGATGTAGACCAGAAGCGTGTTGAAGCAATGGCTACACAATTCAAGACAAAAGCCTTTACAGATTATAAGAAAATGTTAGCTGAAGGGCTTGATGCGGTAAGTGTGGTTGTGCCCACCAAGCTGCATAAGCAGGTCGTACTTGATGCTCTTGAGGCAGGTGTACATGTCCTTGTAGAAAAGCCGATTGCAGATACGACTGAAAACGCGGACTTGATGATAGCAGCTGCACAAAAAGCGGGAAAAATCCTTATGGTTGGGCACATCGAGCGCTTTAATCCCGCAGTTATAAAACTCAAAGAGATTATAAATTCAGGCATTTTGGGAAAGATAGTCTCAATCTCAACCAAACGAGTAGGCCCCTATAACCCGAGAATAAGAGACGTGGGAGTAATCCTGGATATTGGCGTCCATGATATAGATGTGATCTCATATCTTTACGGTAAGAAAATAAATAGTGTTTATGCAATTGCAGGTGCTGACATTCACTCATTTGAAGATCACGCCTCAATTATCCTGCGTATGGACCATAATTTTGCAGGGGTTGTGGAAACAAACTGGCTGACTCCGCACAAGATAAGGCAGTTAACAGCGATTGGGATTAAGGGAGTTGCCTATCTGGACTATATTAATCAGACAGTACAGCTACATGATAACGAATGGATAAGAAAAGCCAAAGTAGAACATAGCGAACCCCTGAAAAATGAACTCACTTATTTTATAGATTGTGCTACAAAGGGTAGAAAACCTAACCCCTGTGGAGAAGACGGAAAACATGCCCTTGAAGTCGCAATGGCAGCTATAAAATCCTACCAGGAAGAAAGATTAATTGAAGTAGGACAATAA
- a CDS encoding DegT/DnrJ/EryC1/StrS aminotransferase family protein, whose product MISIAKPLMGKEEIDAVTKVLRSGMIAQGPKVEEFELAFSEYTGCEYGVAVSSGTAALYIALLAHGIGKGDEVITSPFSFIATANSVLYTGAKPVFADIESDTYNIDPEKVQEKITPKTRAILPVHLYGHPADMKAIMEIADDNKLIVIEDACQSHGAECLGKKVGSFGTGAFSFYPTKNMTTSEGGILTTDDKEIAEKAKMIRAHGSKVRYLHEMLGFNLRMTDIAAAIGLVQLGKLDGFTAARQKNAEILSAGLKGISGIMPPVIRADCTHVFHQYTVRAEKRDQLATFLKEKEIGTGIHYPISIHKQPFYRELGYRDSLPVAEKAAEEVISLPVHPALSKTDLQEIVEATKEFYAKD is encoded by the coding sequence ATGATTTCAATTGCCAAGCCCCTGATGGGTAAGGAAGAGATTGATGCAGTAACAAAGGTCCTGAGATCAGGCATGATTGCACAGGGCCCAAAAGTCGAAGAATTTGAACTTGCTTTTTCTGAATACACTGGTTGTGAGTATGGGGTTGCCGTGAGCTCTGGCACTGCAGCTTTGTACATTGCGCTTCTTGCCCATGGCATAGGAAAAGGAGATGAAGTGATTACAAGCCCCTTCAGTTTCATTGCAACAGCAAACAGCGTCCTTTATACCGGGGCAAAACCTGTTTTTGCAGATATTGAATCAGATACATATAATATAGATCCTGAAAAAGTTCAGGAGAAAATAACTCCAAAAACCAGAGCAATTTTGCCTGTTCACCTCTATGGGCATCCTGCAGACATGAAAGCGATAATGGAAATTGCAGATGATAATAAGCTTATTGTAATTGAAGATGCCTGCCAGTCCCATGGTGCAGAATGCCTTGGAAAAAAAGTGGGCAGTTTCGGAACAGGAGCATTCAGCTTTTACCCTACTAAAAATATGACAACAAGCGAAGGCGGAATTCTCACTACGGACGACAAGGAAATTGCAGAGAAGGCAAAAATGATCCGTGCTCACGGCTCAAAAGTTCGGTATCTGCATGAAATGCTGGGCTTCAACCTGCGTATGACTGATATTGCAGCTGCAATCGGACTTGTACAGCTTGGAAAGCTGGACGGGTTTACAGCGGCCAGACAAAAGAATGCAGAGATTCTTTCAGCAGGGTTAAAAGGTATATCCGGAATTATGCCACCGGTAATAAGAGCTGACTGCACCCATGTATTCCACCAGTATACGGTCAGAGCAGAAAAAAGAGATCAACTGGCAACTTTCCTGAAAGAAAAAGAAATAGGAACAGGAATCCATTATCCTATATCCATTCACAAACAACCTTTCTACAGGGAACTTGGATACAGGGATTCTCTACCGGTCGCAGAAAAGGCGGCGGAAGAGGTTATTTCTCTCCCCGTGCACCCTGCATTATCCAAAACTGATTTGCAGGAAATAGTCGAGGCGACCAAAGAATTTTATGCAAAGGATTGA
- a CDS encoding acyltransferase, with amino-acid sequence MLQQKVYLAKKNQKNGGTMNSTEFKIHNSSKIYGTSVIGKDTVIMENVILGYPEHRILMEILKQNIEIENFDFPGCAIGPDSIIRAGSTIFSNVKTGKNFKTGHNVMIRENTEIGNNVLIGTNVIIDGHVKIGNNVSIQGNVYIPTNVVIEDNVFIGPCAVLANDKYPIRKKYELKGPFLRKGASIGANATLLPDVEIGEGAMVAGGALVTKNVPAWKLAIGVPARIQELPQDLKELNQI; translated from the coding sequence ATGCTCCAACAGAAAGTTTATCTGGCTAAGAAAAACCAGAAGAACGGGGGAACAATGAACTCGACTGAATTTAAAATTCACAATTCTTCTAAGATATACGGAACCTCTGTAATTGGAAAAGACACAGTAATAATGGAAAATGTGATTCTAGGATACCCTGAACACAGGATCTTGATGGAAATCCTGAAGCAAAACATCGAAATTGAAAACTTTGATTTTCCAGGGTGTGCCATAGGCCCGGATTCAATTATAAGAGCTGGATCAACGATATTTTCCAACGTAAAAACCGGAAAAAACTTCAAAACCGGGCATAACGTAATGATTAGAGAAAATACCGAAATTGGAAACAATGTTCTTATTGGAACCAATGTCATTATAGATGGACATGTGAAAATAGGAAATAATGTAAGCATCCAGGGAAATGTCTACATTCCAACCAATGTTGTTATCGAGGACAATGTATTTATTGGGCCCTGTGCTGTTCTGGCCAACGATAAATATCCTATTAGAAAGAAATACGAATTGAAGGGTCCTTTCTTGAGAAAAGGAGCGTCTATAGGTGCAAACGCCACCCTACTCCCCGATGTTGAAATAGGGGAAGGAGCAATGGTTGCAGGAGGAGCACTTGTGACAAAAAATGTGCCTGCCTGGAAACTTGCAATTGGAGTGCCTGCCAGAATACAAGAACTCCCACAAGATTTAAAGGAATTGAATCAAATATAA
- a CDS encoding CPBP family intramembrane glutamic endopeptidase, which translates to MGAFESPNVETPEGIKTKMSENLKEKTPEIENKWVYLAIPIVAIALAELMIYSGRKLEAMEIHALVLLGLSFSIIYIKNKEIQKTYQSFILLPILRLVDFSMPLFYEEKLYNLIFIYCLLAIPVSIAAINQEFTSTQLGITFKKMGIYIPLSIFMGLLLGAGEYIIVGKNPLIPNLSILNLINLTIIMVFLVSPIEEMIFRSILQNRLEIVLGNREALIVTSVLFGLMHSGYGSIYEIFYITLVGAVIGYLFYGTRSLPLVALIHGFMNVFFFGIIPLLF; encoded by the coding sequence ATGGGAGCATTTGAGAGTCCTAATGTGGAGACTCCAGAAGGCATAAAAACGAAGATGTCTGAGAATCTGAAGGAAAAAACACCTGAGATAGAAAATAAATGGGTCTATCTAGCAATCCCAATTGTAGCTATTGCTCTTGCAGAACTAATGATATATTCGGGAAGGAAACTCGAAGCCATGGAAATACATGCATTAGTTCTTCTTGGGCTTTCCTTTTCCATAATATATATAAAAAACAAGGAAATTCAGAAAACCTATCAGAGTTTTATCCTTCTACCAATCCTGCGTCTTGTAGATTTTTCAATGCCTCTTTTCTATGAAGAAAAACTTTACAACCTTATTTTCATATACTGTCTTCTGGCAATTCCTGTGAGCATTGCAGCCATTAATCAGGAGTTTACTAGCACACAGCTTGGGATAACCTTCAAAAAAATGGGGATATATATTCCATTATCAATATTCATGGGCCTTTTATTAGGAGCAGGGGAATATATCATAGTCGGAAAAAATCCTCTTATTCCGAATCTTTCAATTCTTAACCTCATAAATCTCACCATAATTATGGTCTTTCTCGTGAGTCCTATAGAGGAGATGATCTTCCGGTCAATTCTGCAGAACCGGTTGGAAATAGTATTAGGCAACCGGGAAGCGCTGATAGTTACAAGTGTTTTATTCGGGTTAATGCATTCAGGATATGGGAGCATTTACGAAATATTTTACATAACCTTAGTAGGTGCTGTTATAGGCTACCTATTTTACGGAACCCGAAGCCTACCGCTGGTCGCATTAATTCATGGATTTATGAATGTATTCTTTTTCGGGATTATCCCCCTTCTCTTTTAA
- a CDS encoding DUF1616 domain-containing protein → MAGNQKFPSDLLLVAGLVILMDIFVLIPVLSGSLIRTSLGLPLILFFPGYALIAMLFPEKSGLEGMERIALSVAMSVSVVALIGLALSYTPWGIKEMPLITSVSIFTLIMLAAAYVRRNYLPADRKFEVPFRALALTLLSGIMGEPVSKIEKNLRLILALSVLILIGTGAYVILVPYDKEPYTEFYVLGANGTANNYKTDYIQGESGTYFIGIANNEYRTMDYTMEVRLKNQSLPLPENLQHIRLANNKTLVEPLEITPSVEGKNMKLEFLLFNETEKNIPYKDLRLWINVGEEV, encoded by the coding sequence ATGGCCGGAAACCAGAAGTTCCCATCTGACCTGTTGTTAGTAGCAGGCCTTGTAATTCTTATGGATATTTTTGTACTAATTCCTGTACTTAGCGGAAGTCTTATTCGCACATCTCTTGGTCTACCCCTGATACTCTTCTTCCCAGGGTACGCCCTCATAGCCATGCTCTTTCCAGAAAAAAGCGGACTTGAAGGGATGGAAAGGATAGCTCTTTCTGTTGCAATGAGCGTCTCAGTTGTGGCTTTGATAGGGCTAGCACTTAGTTATACACCATGGGGAATCAAGGAGATGCCTCTTATTACAAGTGTCTCCATATTTACCCTGATTATGTTGGCAGCAGCATACGTTAGAAGAAACTATCTACCTGCAGACAGGAAATTTGAGGTACCTTTCAGGGCTCTTGCCCTCACCCTGCTATCTGGAATAATGGGAGAGCCGGTATCTAAAATAGAGAAAAACCTCAGGCTAATTCTAGCTCTTTCTGTCCTTATCTTGATAGGGACTGGAGCTTACGTCATTCTGGTGCCTTATGACAAAGAGCCATATACGGAGTTCTATGTTCTTGGGGCCAATGGGACGGCTAACAACTATAAAACAGATTATATACAGGGAGAAAGTGGGACCTACTTTATAGGAATAGCAAATAACGAGTATAGAACAATGGACTATACAATGGAAGTAAGGCTTAAAAATCAATCGTTGCCTCTTCCGGAAAATCTGCAGCATATCAGACTTGCCAATAATAAGACCCTGGTAGAACCTCTTGAGATTACACCTTCTGTTGAAGGAAAAAATATGAAGCTTGAGTTCCTGCTTTTCAATGAAACTGAAAAGAATATACCCTACAAAGATTTGCGCCTCTGGATAAATGTTGGAGAGGAGGTGTGA
- a CDS encoding glycosyltransferase family 2 protein: MAITIAAMPAYNEAHAIADVIKGCKKYVDRVVVVDDGSTDNTVDIAESLGAYVVRHETNKGYGAALRNCFETARRLDANAMVIIDSDGQHDPSEIPKLLEPLKNGFDLVIGSRFVNGNGKNVPIYRKFGMKVLDIATYIAGGLNVTDSQSGFRAYGKKAIENINLNGTDMSAGSEILIQAKDYKLKFTEVEIHCRYDLEDCSSEHPFIHGPRVLFRILKDMEYRRPLYYFSVPGLIMTSTGILMGLIFLQDFLQGGSLRFGPTLLMVMLTVIGAFMVFTGIILHAISRMIFLNENIRKQ; the protein is encoded by the coding sequence ATGGCCATTACGATTGCAGCCATGCCTGCCTATAACGAAGCCCACGCCATTGCAGATGTTATCAAGGGTTGCAAAAAATACGTCGACAGAGTAGTAGTTGTAGATGACGGAAGCACCGATAATACTGTCGACATCGCCGAATCTCTTGGCGCCTATGTAGTTCGCCACGAAACAAATAAGGGATATGGAGCAGCCCTAAGGAACTGCTTTGAAACCGCCCGTAGGCTCGATGCAAATGCTATGGTCATAATTGACTCTGACGGTCAACATGACCCCTCCGAAATTCCCAAGCTCCTTGAACCCTTGAAAAATGGTTTTGATCTGGTAATTGGCTCAAGGTTTGTCAATGGTAACGGTAAAAATGTCCCTATTTACCGTAAATTCGGGATGAAAGTCCTTGATATTGCAACCTATATTGCAGGCGGTCTGAATGTAACGGATTCACAAAGCGGCTTCCGAGCTTATGGAAAAAAAGCTATTGAAAACATAAATTTGAATGGCACAGATATGTCGGCAGGCTCTGAAATCCTGATTCAGGCCAAGGATTATAAATTGAAGTTTACTGAAGTGGAAATCCATTGCAGATATGACCTCGAGGACTGCTCAAGTGAGCATCCTTTTATACATGGTCCTAGAGTCCTGTTCCGCATCCTTAAAGATATGGAGTACAGACGACCTTTGTACTATTTCTCCGTTCCTGGCCTGATTATGACATCTACAGGCATTCTTATGGGATTAATATTTTTGCAGGATTTTCTTCAGGGAGGATCCCTGCGCTTTGGACCAACACTACTTATGGTTATGCTGACGGTTATAGGGGCCTTCATGGTGTTTACCGGAATAATACTGCATGCCATCTCAAGAATGATATTTTTAAACGAGAATATTCGAAAACAGTAA
- a CDS encoding glycosyltransferase, which translates to MKYPFVSVVVGIRNEEKFIEECIESLINLDYPRDSYEIIIIDGMSTDKTRDIVQKYPVKLLLNEKKNVAAARNLGVENARGELVAFTDGDCKVDPQWLKALVHEMQTSPDDVVCFGGPNLIFDTDPVFGRVVGYAQESFLGSGGSAQSKNSTKKHYVSSLPNCNAMYKKAAIKEVGGFDERFVVGQDGDLNYRIGKKGNKFLYIPNAQVLHHRRGTLKSFSVRMFKYGMWMAELFKKHGEFVRWYAFLPSIATLFAVILLIASIKYSTAGLLLLVLVTIYFILVFITSIQVTYKMKSKYGLFALFIIPVQHVAYGLGFLYSFTNSPLTSKVSSCSST; encoded by the coding sequence ATGAAATACCCTTTCGTTTCAGTCGTAGTAGGTATTCGTAATGAAGAAAAATTTATTGAAGAATGTATTGAGTCACTTATTAATCTAGATTACCCGAGAGATTCTTACGAGATTATTATCATTGATGGTATGTCCACCGACAAAACGCGAGATATAGTACAAAAATATCCTGTCAAACTTCTTTTGAACGAAAAAAAGAATGTTGCTGCGGCAAGAAACCTTGGCGTAGAGAATGCCAGGGGAGAACTTGTCGCATTTACTGACGGAGACTGTAAGGTCGATCCTCAGTGGTTGAAAGCTCTTGTCCATGAAATGCAAACTTCTCCAGATGATGTTGTGTGTTTTGGAGGCCCTAACCTGATCTTTGACACTGATCCTGTATTTGGCAGGGTGGTGGGATATGCCCAAGAATCTTTCTTGGGGTCTGGAGGTTCGGCTCAGTCCAAAAACTCCACAAAAAAGCATTATGTCAGCTCTCTTCCTAATTGCAATGCAATGTACAAAAAAGCTGCAATTAAGGAAGTTGGAGGTTTTGATGAGCGGTTTGTGGTAGGTCAGGACGGGGACCTGAACTACAGAATCGGTAAGAAGGGTAACAAGTTTTTGTATATCCCGAATGCACAGGTCCTGCACCATAGAAGAGGAACTCTCAAGTCCTTTTCCGTAAGGATGTTTAAATATGGTATGTGGATGGCAGAACTTTTCAAGAAGCATGGAGAATTTGTCCGTTGGTATGCTTTTTTGCCTTCGATTGCCACCTTGTTTGCAGTCATTTTGCTTATCGCGTCTATCAAGTATTCCACTGCAGGCCTGCTTCTTCTTGTACTCGTGACCATATATTTTATTCTTGTTTTTATTACCTCAATCCAGGTTACCTATAAAATGAAATCAAAATACGGTCTTTTTGCTCTTTTTATTATTCCTGTGCAGCACGTTGCTTATGGACTGGGGTTTTTGTACAGCTTTACAAATTCTCCGTTGACCTCAAAAGTCAGTTCCTGTTCAAGTACTTAA
- a CDS encoding glycosyltransferase has product MKVLEACQEFPNRYYPQLGTFIKQSIDSIANQGVDVTVISPKPFVLPFSALPYHNFFKLPRIEHTEKYDLHYPRYIYAVPKKYFYPITGFSYSHFIFEYAIKNIKPEPDLIHAHFSYPDGYGMMKLAKKWRVPLVISALGTIERKVAYEGSYTSKQIIEAMNFADKILSVSEDLKLHIVNLGINEEKVHVVPNGVDTVKFKPAGKAHARNLLNLPQDKNIVLFVGALRKIKGVDYLIEAAKDFASMNTTLFMVGRDDGLRKGLEKRAQELKIADYIRFIGPVNHENIPLWISASDILVLPSLSEGRPNVVLEALACEVPVVATDVGGIPELMVDGETGYLVPAKNPGELSRKINKLLENKSQRENMGKLGRKSIIQRGLTWEAHAKKTVGIYSELLEKASK; this is encoded by the coding sequence ATGAAAGTACTGGAAGCATGTCAGGAATTTCCTAACAGGTATTACCCTCAACTTGGGACATTCATAAAACAGAGTATAGACTCAATTGCAAACCAGGGCGTAGATGTTACTGTTATCTCTCCAAAACCCTTCGTCCTTCCCTTTTCCGCACTTCCATATCATAACTTTTTTAAACTGCCGCGGATTGAGCATACAGAAAAATACGACCTTCACTATCCACGTTATATATATGCTGTCCCCAAAAAATATTTTTATCCCATAACAGGGTTTTCGTACTCTCACTTCATTTTCGAATACGCAATCAAAAATATAAAGCCAGAGCCAGACCTGATCCACGCACACTTTTCATATCCTGACGGATATGGGATGATGAAACTTGCAAAGAAATGGAGAGTTCCTCTCGTAATAAGTGCACTCGGGACAATCGAAAGAAAAGTCGCTTATGAAGGCTCCTATACATCAAAGCAGATTATAGAGGCAATGAATTTTGCAGATAAGATTCTTTCTGTCAGCGAGGATCTCAAGCTCCACATCGTAAATCTGGGAATAAATGAAGAGAAGGTCCATGTGGTTCCAAACGGTGTTGACACCGTAAAATTCAAACCTGCAGGAAAGGCACATGCAAGGAATCTGTTAAACCTGCCGCAAGATAAGAATATCGTCCTATTTGTTGGAGCCCTTAGAAAAATAAAAGGTGTGGACTACCTGATTGAAGCTGCAAAGGATTTTGCGAGCATGAATACCACTCTTTTTATGGTAGGCAGGGACGACGGCCTGAGAAAAGGTCTGGAAAAAAGAGCACAAGAGCTCAAAATTGCAGATTACATTAGATTCATTGGTCCTGTAAATCATGAGAATATCCCACTCTGGATCTCAGCTTCGGATATCCTCGTATTGCCTTCCCTTTCGGAGGGTAGACCAAATGTAGTACTCGAGGCCCTTGCCTGTGAGGTCCCGGTTGTAGCAACTGACGTCGGCGGGATACCTGAACTTATGGTTGATGGGGAAACAGGGTATCTAGTACCAGCAAAAAATCCTGGAGAATTATCCAGAAAAATTAATAAACTGCTTGAGAATAAAAGCCAGAGAGAAAACATGGGGAAACTCGGGCGTAAAAGCATAATTCAGAGAGGACTTACCTGGGAAGCCCATGCAAAAAAGACTGTGGGTATATACTCAGAGCTTTTAGAGAAAGCTTCGAAATAA
- a CDS encoding glycosyltransferase family 4 protein has product MVKKVNNIFLVYYGSFNAKSGSNIHILELLRNLKKYTDIVLFVPGQKSVDRTLPGIKCVPVIDNKYLVQPSYEFMLSFYLLYSCIRNRPDVLYLRQNSFPFFPIFLCKILKIPSIVEVNGIVLDELKVDPNSQSFAYRVFSHLALRSENFNYKHCDRIVSVTDKLRDELVRLYSVPESKIYVINNGANTDVFKPLGLEQTREKLQLENSKKYVCFVGNLAAWQGVEFLIHASPLILEKCPDTHFLIVGDGVMKDKLMETASKLELSDKFTFTGRIPYEQVPLYINAADVCVAPFIKERNSKIGLSALKTYEYLACGKPIVASGISGVKDLIEASGGGISVTPENPKQLATAVIRLLLDENTRVLMGEKGRRYVVENHSWDGVARKILDICKDII; this is encoded by the coding sequence ATGGTTAAAAAAGTAAATAATATTTTCCTGGTTTATTACGGCTCTTTCAATGCTAAATCAGGTTCGAACATCCACATTCTTGAACTTTTAAGAAATTTAAAAAAGTATACTGATATAGTCTTGTTTGTACCCGGACAGAAGAGTGTAGACCGTACTCTTCCAGGGATAAAATGCGTGCCTGTAATAGACAATAAATATCTTGTACAGCCCTCTTACGAATTCATGCTTTCTTTTTACCTTCTTTATTCTTGCATAAGAAATAGGCCTGATGTGCTCTATCTTCGCCAGAATTCTTTTCCGTTCTTTCCCATATTTCTATGTAAAATTCTAAAAATTCCTTCAATAGTAGAAGTCAATGGGATAGTTCTGGATGAGTTAAAGGTCGATCCAAATTCACAGTCTTTTGCGTATAGAGTTTTCTCTCATCTTGCACTCCGGTCTGAGAACTTTAATTACAAGCATTGCGACAGAATTGTTTCTGTCACGGATAAGCTCAGGGACGAACTTGTGAGACTATACTCTGTTCCGGAGAGTAAAATCTATGTTATTAACAATGGGGCAAATACCGATGTATTCAAGCCTCTTGGTTTAGAACAGACAAGAGAAAAACTGCAGCTTGAAAACTCAAAAAAGTACGTATGCTTTGTAGGGAATCTTGCAGCCTGGCAGGGAGTTGAATTTCTCATCCATGCTTCTCCTTTAATTCTGGAGAAATGTCCTGATACTCATTTTCTTATTGTCGGGGACGGAGTTATGAAGGATAAATTGATGGAAACGGCTTCCAAGTTAGAGCTTTCGGATAAATTTACTTTCACCGGAAGAATCCCCTACGAACAAGTTCCTCTCTACATTAACGCGGCCGACGTCTGCGTTGCTCCTTTCATCAAGGAAAGGAACTCAAAAATAGGACTTTCAGCGTTGAAAACGTATGAGTACCTTGCCTGTGGAAAGCCGATTGTGGCAAGTGGTATTTCAGGAGTCAAAGATTTGATTGAAGCTTCAGGTGGTGGAATTTCAGTAACTCCCGAGAATCCTAAACAACTTGCTACTGCTGTAATAAGGTTGCTTCTCGATGAAAATACCCGAGTTCTTATGGGAGAGAAAGGACGAAGATATGTCGTTGAGAATCACAGCTGGGATGGAGTTGCAAGAAAAATTCTGGACATATGCAAAGATATCATTTAA